The genomic region AAAGTCTGATTTATGCTACTTAATGAATGTATCCTTATTTTATCGTTTTGTGCAATACCGTTATTTTTTTCACTAGCAGCATCAAAGCTTGATATTTTTTGTACTATTTTATTTAATTCATCTAAACATAAATTTTTTAATTGACTTGATTCATTAATGCTTCGTTTTTCAAAAACATATGAAAAAAAATCATTAATATTTATATTATAATCATTACATTCTTTTTGAATATCCTTATAGATTTTTTCATATATTGATTTTTCTTTATAGCTCATTTTACTTCCCCTCCCCTTTCATAAATATATTGTTTAAAACATTAATTTATTACCAAGGGGATTAGAAAAGCAGCCCCAGGGCTGCTATTTTAGAAGTATTAATACAATTTGTATTTTTTACAAAGCTCATCTACCATGTTTTGAGTTTTAGTTGTTTCTGAAGGATTGTTTAAGATTATTGACATTATTTCTGCTATGGTAGCCATGTCTTCTTCCTTCATACCTCTTGAGGTTACAGCCGGCGTACCTATTCTAATGCCACTCGTAACAAATGGACTTTGAGGATCAAAAGGTATCGTGTTCTTATTAACAGTTACTCCAACTTCATCTAAAAGCTTTTCCGCATCTTTACCAGTAATATTTTTATTTCTTAAATCTATTAATATTAGGTGATTATCTGTCCCATCGGAAACTAAATCAAACCCTCTATCTTTGAGCTCTTTAGCTAATCTACTTGCATTTTTAACAATTTGTTCTTGATATTGTTTAAATTCTGGCTCTAGGGCCTCTTTAAATGAAACTGCTTTAGCTGCAATAACATGCATTAATGGACCACCTTGCAAACCAGGAAAAATAGCCTTGTCTATCATTTGAGCAAATTTTTCCTTACATAATATTGCTCCACCCCTTGGTCCCCTTAAGGTTTTATGCGTTGTAGTTGTAACAAAATCAGCATATTCGCATGGATTATCATGTAAACCCGCAGCCACAAGACCTGCAATATGAGCCATATCAACCATTAAGTAAGCTCCTACCTCGTAAGCAATATCTTTAAAAGCTTTAAAATCGATTTTTCTTGGATATGCACTTGCACCCGCAACTATTAGTCTTGGCTTAACATCTAGAGCAATTTTTCTTACCTCATCATAATTTATAACCTGTGTACTTTTATCTACTCCATAGGATTCAAATTTATAGTATTTACCAGAAATATTTACAGGACTTCCGTGAGTTAAATGTCCACCATGGGATAAATTCATCCCTAAAACTGTATCTCCAGGATTAA from Serpentinicella alkaliphila harbors:
- a CDS encoding serine hydroxymethyltransferase; the encoded protein is MDFKSLMKVDPEIFQVVERETNRQRNKIELIASENFVSEAVMEAMGSQLTNKYAEGYPGKRYYGGCEEVDIAEDLARNRLKQLFNADHANVQPHSGANANLGVYLAVLNPGDTVLGMNLSHGGHLTHGSPVNISGKYYKFESYGVDKSTQVINYDEVRKIALDVKPRLIVAGASAYPRKIDFKAFKDIAYEVGAYLMVDMAHIAGLVAAGLHDNPCEYADFVTTTTHKTLRGPRGGAILCKEKFAQMIDKAIFPGLQGGPLMHVIAAKAVSFKEALEPEFKQYQEQIVKNASRLAKELKDRGFDLVSDGTDNHLILIDLRNKNITGKDAEKLLDEVGVTVNKNTIPFDPQSPFVTSGIRIGTPAVTSRGMKEEDMATIAEIMSIILNNPSETTKTQNMVDELCKKYKLY